In Spirosoma aureum, a single genomic region encodes these proteins:
- the nadE gene encoding NAD(+) synthase has product MKLLKVAAGVLNQIPLAWEHNKQNIINAIEEAKRQEVSLLCLTELCISGYGCEDAFFAQNTIDQSVASLLDIVEYTSDIAVAVGLPLRHNNRTFDVACLIANKRILGFAAKQYMANNGVHYETRWFQPWPAYVRDEIKISSSSHGDFSYPFGDIVFDLSGIRIGFEICEDAWVANRPGRILYERGVDIILNPTASHFAFLKSQVRERFVVDASRAFGVSYIYSNMLGNEAGRMIYDGDAMVASNGELLVSGPRLSYEDFLIVPAVVDVEATRLNQTQNRANLSLSYPNLRVSERFDWPDIAPVIQKAELEAWERGGYLKEEEFARAVALGLFDYLRKSRSQGYVLSLSGGADSSAIAATVYLMIRMAVQNLGLEGVKKKLSYIKAIQDCHTPEEMVGKLLTVMYQGTENSSDDTFNSAKELAEDIGATFMNININGLVETYRGLIEEQLGRKLSWDTDDLALQNIQARVRAPGIWMMANLNNALLLSTSNRSEAAVGYATMDGDTAGSISPITGIDKHFLRGWLRWLETVGLNIKNESTPADRTGSTNDPTTSDQLIKVKGLHAVNNLQPTAELRPLDKKQTDEDDLMPYDVLNSIEEAAIRDKQPPVEVLKLVEVRYAEREGSPGYDRERLLVWVERFFKLWSRNQWKRERYAPSFHLDDHNLDPRSWCRFPILSGGFEKELAEMRDFATDRKPASRKGNPGRGKIGF; this is encoded by the coding sequence ATGAAACTTCTGAAAGTAGCAGCCGGGGTGCTGAACCAGATACCCCTAGCCTGGGAACACAATAAACAGAATATCATTAACGCCATTGAAGAGGCTAAACGTCAGGAAGTTAGCCTGCTGTGCCTGACAGAACTCTGTATTTCAGGATACGGATGTGAGGATGCATTTTTTGCCCAGAACACCATCGATCAATCCGTTGCTTCATTGCTGGACATAGTCGAGTATACCAGCGATATTGCCGTTGCCGTTGGTTTGCCACTTCGCCACAACAACCGCACGTTTGATGTCGCCTGTCTGATTGCCAATAAGCGCATATTGGGGTTTGCGGCCAAGCAATACATGGCCAATAATGGTGTGCATTACGAAACGCGTTGGTTTCAGCCCTGGCCAGCCTACGTTCGCGATGAAATCAAAATCAGCAGTTCGTCGCATGGCGATTTTTCGTATCCATTTGGGGACATTGTTTTCGATTTATCGGGCATACGGATCGGATTTGAAATTTGTGAAGATGCATGGGTTGCCAACCGCCCTGGCCGTATCCTCTACGAACGGGGTGTCGATATTATTCTCAATCCGACAGCCAGCCATTTTGCCTTCCTCAAATCGCAGGTACGCGAACGGTTTGTGGTCGATGCATCGCGTGCGTTTGGCGTAAGCTATATCTACAGCAATATGCTGGGTAATGAAGCGGGCCGGATGATCTACGACGGCGACGCGATGGTTGCCTCGAATGGCGAATTGCTGGTTTCAGGGCCGCGCCTGAGTTACGAGGATTTCCTGATCGTTCCGGCAGTTGTCGATGTTGAAGCAACACGGTTGAATCAGACCCAGAACCGGGCAAATCTCTCATTGTCCTATCCCAATCTTCGTGTCTCGGAGCGGTTCGACTGGCCCGATATTGCGCCCGTTATTCAGAAAGCAGAACTGGAAGCCTGGGAGCGGGGCGGTTATCTCAAAGAAGAAGAGTTTGCACGGGCGGTGGCGCTTGGGCTCTTCGATTACCTGCGTAAGAGCCGTTCGCAGGGTTACGTGTTGTCATTGAGCGGTGGCGCCGATTCATCGGCCATTGCTGCAACGGTCTACCTCATGATTCGGATGGCCGTTCAGAATCTCGGTCTGGAAGGTGTCAAGAAAAAACTCAGTTACATAAAAGCGATTCAGGATTGCCATACGCCGGAAGAAATGGTAGGTAAATTACTGACGGTGATGTATCAGGGAACCGAAAATTCATCGGACGATACCTTTAATTCAGCAAAAGAACTTGCCGAAGATATTGGCGCAACGTTCATGAATATCAATATCAATGGATTGGTCGAGACATACCGTGGCCTGATCGAAGAGCAATTGGGGCGTAAATTATCGTGGGATACCGACGATCTGGCACTGCAAAATATTCAGGCGAGGGTGCGTGCTCCGGGTATCTGGATGATGGCGAATCTCAATAATGCGCTGCTGCTGAGTACGTCGAATCGGTCGGAAGCGGCCGTTGGATACGCTACTATGGATGGTGACACCGCAGGAAGTATCAGTCCAATTACGGGTATCGACAAGCATTTTCTGCGGGGCTGGCTGCGTTGGCTCGAAACCGTCGGTCTGAACATCAAAAATGAATCGACCCCGGCCGACCGCACGGGTTCTACCAACGATCCGACAACATCCGACCAGCTCATCAAGGTAAAAGGCTTACACGCCGTAAACAACCTGCAACCGACCGCCGAACTGCGCCCGTTAGACAAGAAGCAGACCGACGAAGACGATTTGATGCCATACGATGTGCTGAACTCGATTGAAGAGGCTGCTATTCGTGATAAACAGCCGCCGGTAGAGGTGTTAAAGCTCGTGGAAGTTCGTTACGCAGAGCGAGAGGGAAGTCCCGGTTATGACCGCGAACGATTGCTGGTTTGGGTCGAACGGTTTTTCAAACTCTGGAGCCGTAATCAATGGAAGCGTGAACGCTACGCACCGTCGTTTCACCTCGACGACCATAACCTCGATCCGCGTTCGTGGTGCCGTTTCCCGATTTTGTCGGGAGGTTTCGAGAAAGAGTTAGCCGAGATGCGCGATTTTGCCACTGATCGAAAGCCAGC
- a CDS encoding phosphatase domain-containing protein — translation MKHVLIVSGLSGSGKTTFARRFCSENSNWLRVNRDDLRRGLLPVSLGDYWATWPDQEKNRIELLVNELQKTAILEGLAQGWHVLIDNTNLKLSYLNAYRRLISSRFPEVEIRYALIETPIEECIRRDQNRSDSVGEAVIRRQAEQLKALKKNFEFQTEVLTRKPVAKRIQEGHYTNPSLPRCVLVDIDGTVALRGDRSPFDWHRVGVDTPNWPIIRLVQALRSSGDVIVFISGRDAVCRSETITWLNQYFGWVESDYELFMRPENNQKKDSILKYDLFEKHIAGRYSVELVIDDRQQVVDMWRRTLGLTCVQVDYGDF, via the coding sequence ATGAAACACGTTCTGATAGTGTCTGGCCTGAGCGGCAGTGGTAAAACGACATTTGCCCGGCGATTCTGCTCCGAAAATTCGAATTGGTTACGCGTTAACCGAGACGATCTACGGCGTGGACTACTCCCTGTATCCCTGGGCGATTACTGGGCAACCTGGCCAGATCAGGAAAAAAATCGCATCGAATTACTTGTCAATGAGCTACAGAAAACGGCTATTCTGGAAGGACTGGCGCAGGGCTGGCATGTATTGATCGACAACACAAACCTGAAACTAAGCTACCTGAATGCTTACCGACGATTGATCAGTAGTCGTTTTCCTGAAGTCGAAATTCGGTATGCACTGATTGAAACACCCATCGAAGAGTGCATTCGGCGTGATCAGAATCGGTCAGATTCGGTAGGGGAGGCCGTAATTCGTCGGCAGGCCGAACAACTTAAAGCGCTCAAAAAAAATTTCGAATTTCAAACGGAAGTGCTGACCCGAAAGCCGGTAGCTAAGAGGATTCAGGAAGGTCATTATACCAACCCGTCGTTGCCACGTTGTGTGCTGGTCGATATCGATGGTACAGTGGCCCTACGAGGAGATCGATCACCTTTCGACTGGCATCGCGTTGGGGTCGATACGCCCAATTGGCCCATTATCAGGTTGGTTCAGGCCCTGCGGTCGTCAGGAGATGTCATTGTATTCATTTCCGGCCGTGACGCTGTCTGTCGATCCGAAACAATAACCTGGCTAAATCAATATTTTGGCTGGGTGGAGTCTGATTACGAACTCTTTATGCGTCCAGAAAACAACCAGAAAAAAGACTCTATTCTTAAGTATGACTTATTCGAAAAGCACATTGCCGGACGGTATTCCGTTGAACTGGTTATTGATGATCGCCAGCAGGTTGTCGATATGTGGCGTCGAACGCTGGGGCTGACGTGTGTGCAGGTTGATTACGGCGATTTTTAG
- a CDS encoding capsule assembly Wzi family protein: MTRWARISTVITSVILVWLLKSLPSIAQTTTSPLQIQLETGGFAATNQVTPFWLRANQYGVVPLKTPLATFQIRLSKDYKPIDTTRHRANRLDWGFAVNPIANVGNSNQFLLPEAYVKLNYGAVEFYAGRRRELIGLGDSLLSSGFIIGSGNAIPIPKVQIATLGYVPLKFLKSFVALKAGYAHGWFADTYVRGSYLHQKYIYLRFGKPKSTLKVHIGMNHQVQWGGQADYLRGTPLAVDGHLPSSFKYYGNVVLANRPSDYENADYTDFDGTYRIGNHVGGHDFAVELTTQRETMLIYYQHPFDDVSGLLFQNLPDGLVGFSWRRHPGNAEKRFRVSRFVAEFLTTMDQSGPTFWIPNSTFQGADNYFNHSQYWQGWSYKGRSIGTPFIAPEDELKPELTQTAGAFFPDNRVQMGYLGAEGWFTNRLQWIARLAYSRHYGTYANPFNSGLEQISLLLSAQTSLFKSGKTQLRTSFALDQGQVYPETIGGSISLLHKLK, from the coding sequence ATGACCAGATGGGCACGAATCTCAACCGTCATCACTTCGGTGATTCTAGTCTGGTTATTGAAAAGCCTCCCATCGATTGCCCAAACGACTACTTCACCCCTACAAATCCAACTCGAAACGGGCGGATTTGCCGCCACGAACCAGGTTACACCCTTCTGGCTGCGAGCCAATCAATACGGCGTTGTTCCGTTAAAGACGCCATTGGCTACGTTTCAGATTAGGCTGTCGAAAGACTACAAGCCTATCGATACGACCCGGCATCGGGCGAACCGATTGGATTGGGGATTTGCTGTAAATCCAATCGCCAATGTGGGCAACAGCAATCAGTTTTTACTACCCGAAGCTTATGTTAAACTCAACTATGGAGCCGTAGAGTTCTATGCCGGACGTCGCCGTGAGCTGATTGGCCTGGGTGATTCGCTGCTGTCCTCTGGCTTTATTATTGGCTCCGGCAATGCCATTCCAATTCCTAAAGTGCAAATTGCCACATTGGGTTATGTACCCCTGAAATTTCTGAAAAGCTTCGTTGCCCTTAAAGCTGGTTACGCGCATGGATGGTTTGCCGATACGTATGTCAGGGGTTCGTATCTGCACCAGAAGTACATTTACCTGCGATTTGGGAAGCCTAAATCAACCCTTAAGGTACATATCGGCATGAACCATCAGGTTCAGTGGGGCGGACAGGCCGACTACCTGCGTGGCACACCACTGGCTGTGGATGGCCATTTACCTTCTTCGTTTAAATACTATGGCAATGTTGTTCTGGCCAATCGGCCCAGCGATTACGAAAACGCCGACTACACCGATTTCGACGGTACTTACCGCATTGGTAATCATGTCGGTGGTCACGATTTTGCGGTTGAGCTAACGACCCAGCGCGAAACAATGCTGATCTATTATCAGCACCCATTTGACGATGTATCGGGGCTCCTTTTCCAAAATCTACCCGACGGATTGGTCGGCTTCAGTTGGCGACGACATCCCGGCAATGCGGAAAAACGGTTTAGAGTCAGTCGATTTGTGGCCGAATTTCTGACTACGATGGACCAGAGTGGCCCTACATTCTGGATTCCGAACTCCACGTTCCAGGGTGCCGATAATTATTTTAATCATTCGCAATATTGGCAGGGCTGGTCGTATAAAGGGCGATCAATCGGTACGCCGTTCATTGCACCCGAAGACGAATTAAAACCTGAACTTACTCAAACTGCGGGTGCTTTTTTCCCGGACAATCGGGTTCAAATGGGCTACCTGGGCGCAGAAGGATGGTTCACAAACCGACTTCAGTGGATAGCCCGGCTGGCTTACAGTCGGCATTACGGCACCTACGCTAACCCGTTCAATTCGGGCTTGGAACAGATATCGCTCCTGCTGTCAGCCCAAACTTCTCTTTTTAAATCAGGCAAGACGCAGCTGCGGACCAGCTTTGCGCTTGATCAGGGCCAGGTTTATCCTGAAACGATTGGCGGTTCTATCAGTCTTTTACATAAGTTAAAATGA